The Chroicocephalus ridibundus chromosome 2, bChrRid1.1, whole genome shotgun sequence genome includes a region encoding these proteins:
- the NEUROD6 gene encoding neurogenic differentiation factor 6 has product MLTLPFDESVVMPESQMCRKFSRESDDQKQMKNPESFSKQIVLRGKNIKRSPGEDTEKEEEEEEREEEDENGLPRRRGLRKKKTSKIRMERIKFRRQEANARERNRMHGLNDALDNLRKVVPCYSKTQKLSKIETLRLAKNYIWALSEILRIGKRPDLLTFVQNLCKGLSQPTTNLVAGCLQLNARSFLMGQAGEGAHHTRSPYSTFYPPYHSPELGTPPGHGTLDNSKSMKPYNYCSAYESFYESTSPECASPQFEGPLSPPPINYNGIFSLKQEESLDYGKNYNYGMHYCAVPPRGPLGQSSMFRLPTESHFPYDLHLRSQSLTMQDELNAVFHN; this is encoded by the coding sequence ATGTTAACACTACCGTTTGATGAGTCTGTTGTAATGCCAGAATCCCAGATGTGCAGAAAGTTTTCCAGAGAAAGTGATGACCAAAAGCAAATGAAGAACCCAGAAAGCTTTTCGAAGCAGATTGTGCTCCGAGGAAAGAATATTAAAAGATCTCCTGgagaagacacagaaaaagaggaggaggaggaagagagagaagaggaggatgagaatGGCTTGCCCAGGCGAAGGGGCCTtcggaaaaaaaagacaagcaagatAAGGATGGAAAGGATCAAATTCAGGCGACAAGAAGCCAACGCTAGAGAGAGGAACCGGATGCACGGCCTTAACGACGCCCTGGACAATTTAAGGAAAGTGGTCCCTTGTTATTCTAAAACACAAAAACTGTCCAAAATAGAAACTTTAAGACTAGCCAAGAACTACATTTGGGCTCTTTCTGAGATCCTGCGAATTGGCAAGAGACCCGACCTGCTCACCTTCGTCCAAAACTTGTGCAAGGGTCTGTCCCAGCCAACGACAAACTTGGTGGCGGGATGCCTGCAGCTGAATGCCAGAAGTTTCCTGATGGGCCAGGCGGGCGAAGGCGCCCATCACACCCGCTCGCCCTACTCCACCTTCTACCCCCCCTACCACAGCCCCGAGCTCGGCACCCCCCCGGGGCACGGGACTCTCGACAACTCCAAGTCCATGAAACCTTACAATTACTGCAGCGCTTATGAGTCCTTCTATGAAAGCACTTCCCCCGAGTGCGCCAGCCCACAGTTTGAAGGTCCCTTAAGTCCTCCCCCAATTAACTATAATGGGATATTTTCCCTGAAGCAAGAAGAAAGCTTGGACTATGGCAAAAATTACAATTACGGCATGCATTACTGTGCAGTGCCACCCAGGGGTCCCCTTGGGCAGAGCTCTATGTTCAGGTTGCCTACAGAGAGCCACTTCCCTTACGACTTACATCTGCGCAGCCAGTCTCTCACCATGCAAGATGaattaaatgcagtttttcataattaa